The following proteins are encoded in a genomic region of [Eubacterium] hominis:
- a CDS encoding ribosome maturation factor RimP, producing the protein MDQIQKIKELVAPILEKEEIQLYEVLWHNEGNMRILQIAIMRNDGSMDIDTCADMSEKISECLDEADLISAEYFLEVCSPGAERELKDEAQIKAAIGEYVYVKLRNPKAGMDEVKGYLKSMEENEVLIEYMDKAVKRKVSIELDNISLIRLSVKI; encoded by the coding sequence ATGGACCAGATTCAAAAGATCAAAGAGCTTGTAGCGCCGATTCTTGAAAAAGAAGAAATCCAACTATATGAAGTGCTGTGGCATAACGAAGGAAACATGCGTATCTTACAGATCGCAATTATGCGAAATGATGGCAGCATGGATATTGATACTTGTGCAGACATGTCTGAAAAGATTTCTGAATGTCTGGATGAAGCTGATCTGATATCCGCAGAATACTTCCTGGAGGTATGTTCACCTGGCGCAGAACGTGAATTAAAGGATGAAGCACAAATCAAAGCAGCGATTGGAGAGTACGTTTATGTAAAACTGAGAAATCCAAAGGCTGGCATGGATGAGGTAAAAGGTTATCTGAAATCTATGGAAGAAAACGAAGTGCTGATTGAATATATGGATAAAGCTGTGAAACGAAAAGTATCAATCGAACTGGATAACATTTCATTGATTCGTTTATCTGTAAAAATTTAG
- the nusA gene encoding transcription termination/antitermination protein NusA translates to MKLKDFMAAMQAIESDRKLSKEIVIEALQEALSKAYRKHIEIPDALVRVDVNEKSGDIKVYQQRAVVETVEDDELEISLEDAKKVNQAFELGDLVETEVSIANLGRAAVILAKNVMKQKIREAEKLVVYEEYCDKVDEMVFGTIESVEEKFCVVNIGKTLALMPKNQQIPNERYKEGQMIRVVIIEVNKETKGAQVLVSRADATLVKRLFEKEVPEIYQGIIEIKAIAREAGERTKMAVYSHNENIDPIGACIGPRGQRVQVIIDELHGEKIDIFEWSEDVSELIKNALSPAEVLAVIPSEEKKGGLLVVVPDNQLSLAIGKRGKNARLAVKLTGSKIDIKAQSDVDAMGIDWKNIAIKQREEFLARQAEEKAAAQQEMFEESKEQDAVDIDEAGVQFDVAADEIEEEIDDTVEATVEPEKADIVMDEDTAEIMDEYVEPEEEKEETELEKAARIAKEKQRLEGLNVKEKQEYKSKFEELADAKTKQEPAVAAKPKYKKYEEKEEPRRKATFDLNKKDYGMKPIYSEEELAEIEREQMEEEENDWIHDDIDFDEYDEYYDK, encoded by the coding sequence ATGAAGTTAAAAGATTTTATGGCTGCCATGCAGGCAATTGAAAGTGATCGCAAATTATCAAAAGAAATCGTTATTGAAGCATTACAGGAAGCATTGTCAAAAGCATACCGTAAACACATAGAAATTCCTGATGCATTGGTACGTGTAGATGTTAACGAAAAATCAGGAGATATTAAGGTTTATCAGCAAAGAGCAGTTGTAGAAACAGTGGAAGATGATGAATTAGAAATCTCTTTAGAAGATGCTAAAAAAGTCAATCAGGCATTTGAACTTGGTGATTTAGTAGAAACAGAAGTAAGTATCGCTAATTTAGGTAGAGCAGCTGTTATTTTAGCGAAGAACGTTATGAAACAAAAAATCCGTGAAGCTGAAAAATTAGTTGTTTATGAAGAATATTGTGATAAAGTTGATGAAATGGTATTTGGTACTATCGAATCTGTCGAAGAAAAATTCTGTGTTGTAAATATTGGAAAAACATTGGCATTGATGCCAAAGAACCAACAAATTCCAAATGAGCGCTATAAAGAAGGACAGATGATCCGTGTCGTCATTATAGAAGTAAATAAGGAAACCAAAGGAGCACAGGTATTAGTTTCTCGTGCCGATGCGACTTTAGTAAAACGTTTGTTTGAAAAAGAAGTTCCTGAGATCTATCAGGGTATTATTGAAATAAAGGCAATTGCACGTGAAGCCGGAGAACGAACAAAGATGGCAGTGTATTCACACAATGAAAACATTGATCCAATTGGCGCATGCATTGGGCCTAGAGGACAGCGTGTACAGGTCATCATTGATGAGTTACATGGTGAAAAAATTGATATCTTTGAATGGAGCGAAGATGTTAGTGAATTGATCAAAAATGCATTATCTCCAGCTGAAGTATTAGCTGTTATTCCAAGTGAAGAAAAGAAAGGTGGATTATTGGTTGTTGTTCCAGATAATCAATTATCACTTGCCATTGGTAAACGTGGTAAGAATGCCCGTCTTGCAGTAAAATTAACTGGCAGCAAGATTGATATCAAAGCACAGAGTGATGTAGATGCAATGGGTATTGACTGGAAGAATATCGCAATCAAACAAAGAGAAGAATTCTTGGCTCGTCAGGCGGAAGAAAAAGCAGCTGCACAACAGGAAATGTTTGAAGAAAGCAAAGAACAGGATGCTGTGGATATCGATGAAGCAGGTGTACAGTTTGATGTTGCAGCAGATGAAATCGAAGAAGAAATCGATGATACTGTAGAAGCTACAGTGGAACCAGAAAAAGCTGATATCGTGATGGATGAAGATACTGCAGAAATCATGGATGAATATGTGGAACCAGAAGAAGAAAAAGAAGAAACAGAATTAGAAAAGGCTGCACGTATTGCAAAAGAAAAACAGCGTTTAGAAGGTTTAAATGTAAAAGAAAAACAAGAATACAAATCTAAATTTGAAGAGCTTGCAGATGCAAAAACGAAACAAGAACCAGCAGTTGCAGCAAAACCAAAATATAAGAAATATGAAGAAAAAGAAGAACCACGTCGTAAGGCTACTTTCGATTTAAACAAGAAAGATTATGGAATGAAACCAATTTATTCTGAAGAAGAACTTGCGGAAATCGAGCGTGAACAGATGGAAGAAGAAGAAAACGACTGGATTCATGATGATATCGATTTTGATGAATACGATGAATACTACGATAAGTAA
- a CDS encoding YlxR family protein, which yields MKKIPMRKCVATLESLPKKELIRIVRTPEGVVEIDETGKKNGRGAYLKRSVEAVEIAKKKKSLARSLECEIPDEIYETLKGMFSHE from the coding sequence ATGAAAAAGATTCCTATGCGTAAATGTGTAGCAACCCTTGAAAGTCTCCCGAAAAAAGAATTGATACGTATCGTTCGTACACCTGAAGGTGTCGTTGAAATAGATGAAACCGGAAAGAAAAACGGACGTGGCGCATATTTGAAAAGAAGCGTAGAAGCAGTAGAAATAGCGAAAAAAAAGAAATCTTTGGCTAGATCACTGGAATGTGAAATTCCTGATGAAATCTATGAAACATTGAAAGGCATGTTCTCTCATGAGTAA
- a CDS encoding ribosomal L7Ae/L30e/S12e/Gadd45 family protein yields the protein MSNASGYLGIAQRARKTATGEIIFKKFPKNEIKLIVLAEDIGENTKNKLLNKCEYYGVPYSFMDAVEFAELMGNRKAVAILDKGLAQQLHTCLKG from the coding sequence ATGAGTAATGCCAGCGGATACTTAGGAATCGCGCAGCGTGCCAGAAAAACAGCGACTGGGGAAATCATTTTTAAGAAGTTTCCTAAAAATGAAATCAAGTTGATCGTTCTGGCAGAGGATATCGGGGAAAATACAAAGAATAAGCTGTTGAATAAATGTGAATACTATGGTGTTCCATATTCCTTCATGGATGCAGTTGAATTTGCGGAATTGATGGGAAATCGTAAAGCAGTCGCTATTTTGGATAAAGGCTTAGCGCAGCAGCTTCATACTTGCTTGAAAGGCTAG
- the infB gene encoding translation initiation factor IF-2, producing the protein MARQQKKGNGNRKNNNNRGKNNNFAPKKERIEVKEITYSGPLSVGELAEKLNRNASEIIKLLFMMGTMVTINSTLDDETIELVCMEWNVECHKEIVIEESDFEEMINNVEEDESLLVERPPVVTIMGHVDHGKTTLLDTIRKTHVTEGEFGGITQHIGAYQVNVKGKKVTFLDTPGHEAFTAMRARGAQVTDLVIIVVAADDGVMPQTKEAVDHAKAAGVPVIVAVNKIDKPAANRERIVSEMSELGLMPEEWGGDTIYADISAKFGTGVSDLLETVLVVSEVYNFRANPNKLATGTVIEAKLDKGRGPVTTLLVQSGTLHTGDAIVVGTAFGRVRKMTDDRGREIKTALPSTPVEIIGLNDVPIAGDIFKAFDSEKKARQIAETRLTKRIDQERNSSSAMSLEDLSRQIEQGDIQEVNIIIKADVQGSAEAVRASMEKIDVQGVKVNVIRSTAGAITESDIMLASASNAVIYGFNVRPSANIRKKAEEEGVEIRLHNIIYKALEEMESAMKGMLAPVYEEVVIGQAEVRQIYKVSKVGTIAGCMVTDGSLKKECGVRLIREGVVIYTGKLGSLKRFQNDAKEVNSGFECGLTIENFNDIKVGDIIEAYEDQQVDPE; encoded by the coding sequence ATGGCAAGACAACAGAAAAAAGGAAACGGAAACAGAAAGAACAACAATAACAGAGGAAAGAACAATAACTTTGCTCCAAAGAAAGAACGTATTGAAGTAAAGGAAATCACTTATAGTGGACCTCTGAGTGTTGGAGAACTTGCGGAAAAATTGAATCGCAACGCCAGCGAGATTATTAAATTATTGTTTATGATGGGAACCATGGTTACCATCAACTCTACATTAGATGATGAAACCATCGAACTTGTATGTATGGAATGGAATGTAGAATGCCATAAAGAAATCGTTATTGAAGAAAGTGATTTTGAAGAAATGATCAATAACGTGGAAGAAGATGAATCTTTATTGGTAGAACGTCCACCAGTTGTAACAATTATGGGACATGTTGACCATGGTAAAACAACATTATTGGATACCATTCGTAAAACACATGTTACAGAAGGTGAATTTGGTGGTATTACACAGCATATTGGTGCTTATCAGGTAAATGTCAAAGGTAAAAAAGTTACATTCTTAGATACACCAGGACATGAAGCATTTACAGCAATGCGTGCGCGTGGTGCACAGGTTACTGACCTTGTAATTATCGTTGTTGCGGCTGATGATGGTGTAATGCCTCAGACAAAAGAAGCAGTTGACCATGCCAAAGCAGCAGGTGTTCCTGTTATCGTTGCTGTTAATAAAATTGATAAACCAGCAGCAAACAGAGAACGTATCGTATCTGAAATGAGTGAACTTGGATTGATGCCTGAAGAATGGGGCGGAGATACAATTTATGCGGATATCAGTGCGAAGTTTGGTACAGGTGTAAGTGATTTATTGGAAACTGTATTGGTTGTATCTGAAGTATATAACTTCCGTGCAAATCCAAACAAATTAGCAACAGGTACTGTAATTGAAGCGAAACTTGATAAAGGTAGAGGTCCGGTAACAACATTGCTTGTACAAAGTGGTACATTACACACAGGTGATGCCATCGTTGTTGGTACAGCATTTGGTCGTGTACGTAAGATGACAGATGATCGTGGACGTGAAATTAAAACAGCACTTCCATCAACACCAGTTGAAATTATTGGTTTAAATGATGTACCTATCGCAGGTGATATTTTCAAAGCATTTGACTCTGAAAAGAAAGCCCGTCAGATTGCGGAAACAAGATTAACAAAACGTATTGATCAGGAACGTAATTCTTCCAGTGCAATGTCTTTGGAAGACTTAAGCCGTCAGATCGAACAAGGTGATATCCAGGAAGTAAACATCATTATCAAAGCGGATGTACAGGGTAGTGCAGAAGCCGTACGTGCAAGTATGGAAAAAATTGATGTACAGGGTGTTAAGGTAAACGTTATTCGTTCAACTGCCGGAGCTATCACAGAATCTGATATTATGCTTGCGAGTGCATCTAATGCAGTAATCTATGGATTTAATGTACGTCCAAGTGCGAATATTCGTAAAAAAGCTGAAGAAGAAGGCGTAGAAATTCGTCTGCATAACATTATATATAAAGCATTGGAAGAAATGGAAAGTGCCATGAAAGGTATGCTTGCTCCTGTATATGAAGAAGTCGTTATCGGACAGGCAGAAGTACGTCAAATCTATAAAGTTTCTAAAGTCGGTACCATTGCAGGTTGTATGGTTACTGATGGAAGCTTAAAGAAAGAATGTGGTGTACGTTTAATACGTGAAGGTGTTGTTATTTACACTGGTAAACTTGGTTCTTTAAAACGTTTCCAGAATGACGCAAAAGAAGTAAACAGTGGATTTGAATGTGGTTTGACAATTGAAAACTTCAACGATATCAAAGTTGGAGATATCATTGAAGCGTATGAAGACCAGCAGGTTGATCCAGAATAA
- the rbfA gene encoding 30S ribosome-binding factor RbfA has protein sequence MTLKAEKVAGIIQKEVSEIIQFELKDPKIGFITITDVTVTNDLSIAKIYVSFLGQKAREEAGMKALERSKGFIRTNLAKRMTLRKVPELQFKIDDSLERGNKIEKILYEMNK, from the coding sequence ATGACATTAAAAGCAGAAAAAGTAGCTGGCATTATCCAAAAGGAAGTCAGTGAAATTATTCAATTTGAATTAAAAGATCCAAAAATCGGTTTTATTACCATTACAGATGTTACCGTCACAAATGATTTATCTATCGCAAAAATATATGTTTCTTTCCTTGGACAAAAAGCAAGAGAAGAAGCTGGTATGAAAGCATTGGAGCGTAGTAAAGGATTTATTCGTACGAATCTTGCGAAACGTATGACTTTGCGAAAAGTTCCTGAACTGCAATTCAAGATTGATGATTCTTTGGAAAGAGGAAATAAAATCGAGAAGATTTTGTATGAGATGAATAAGTAA
- a CDS encoding AAA family ATPase: MRKTVGLGEDNFQTLIEENHFFIDKTLFIQEFLNSDAKVALVTRPRRFGKTLNMSMLASFLDITKNTKSLFEDKKIMQTACANEINQYPVIFVSFKNAKGEKEDAIKLLKKALFDEYKRFDFIYEHLSNNTKEEYKLVWQGLKNQNNMELTDINDCLQLLCQFLYEYYGKKVILLIDEYDTPFIEAHNHGYYDEVHSGLAAILITSLKGNDYLKKAMLTGIQRIAKENIFSGLNNLSVYGVNHEKYAIYFGLLENEAKMFLEYFGLDFTKEVKDLYDGYRIGGIEIYNPWSISNYASEKKLDTYWKNSSNNVMVKKALGCCSTIFSMKYNELIANGETIVNADLSTSYYEDIKDATLWALLINSGYLTIIKTIDRDTYKVKIPNEEVREDFKDITAHYLHIDNQILFGLETAFKMKNFDEIRVYYQTYIMETSSYHDFIDENSCHMLFLGLCAYLYNSYKINSNREAGLGRYDILLESKNISFPNYILEFKYTKEKDKCLKTLAQEAIQQIIDLNYATELNGEVIYVGIGQRGKQAEIIFQIR, from the coding sequence ATGAGAAAAACAGTTGGTTTAGGTGAAGATAATTTTCAAACATTAATAGAAGAAAATCACTTTTTCATTGACAAAACATTGTTTATTCAAGAATTTTTAAATAGTGATGCAAAAGTGGCTTTAGTTACAAGACCAAGGCGTTTTGGAAAAACATTAAATATGTCTATGCTTGCTAGTTTTTTAGATATCACGAAAAACACTAAATCTTTATTTGAAGATAAGAAAATCATGCAAACAGCATGTGCAAATGAGATAAATCAATATCCTGTTATTTTTGTGAGTTTTAAAAATGCAAAAGGTGAGAAAGAAGATGCCATTAAATTATTAAAAAAGGCCTTGTTTGATGAATATAAACGTTTTGATTTTATATATGAACATTTATCAAATAATACAAAAGAAGAATATAAATTGGTATGGCAAGGCTTAAAAAATCAAAACAATATGGAATTAACAGATATCAATGATTGTTTACAACTACTATGTCAATTTTTATATGAATATTATGGAAAAAAAGTTATTCTATTAATTGATGAATATGATACACCATTTATTGAAGCTCATAATCACGGTTATTATGATGAAGTTCATAGTGGGTTAGCAGCTATTTTGATAACTTCATTAAAAGGAAATGATTATTTAAAAAAGGCTATGTTGACTGGAATTCAAAGAATTGCCAAAGAAAATATTTTTAGTGGTTTAAATAATCTGTCTGTTTATGGAGTGAATCATGAAAAATATGCAATATATTTCGGATTGCTGGAAAATGAAGCAAAAATGTTTTTGGAGTATTTTGGATTAGATTTTACAAAAGAAGTAAAGGATTTATATGATGGATATCGTATAGGTGGAATTGAAATATATAACCCATGGTCTATCTCTAATTATGCTAGTGAAAAAAAATTAGATACCTATTGGAAAAATAGTAGTAATAATGTTATGGTAAAAAAGGCATTAGGTTGTTGTAGTACGATATTCTCAATGAAATATAATGAATTAATTGCGAACGGAGAAACTATAGTAAATGCAGATTTGAGTACATCATATTATGAAGATATAAAAGATGCAACACTTTGGGCACTTTTAATAAATAGTGGTTATCTAACAATTATTAAAACAATTGATCGGGATACTTATAAAGTTAAAATACCTAATGAAGAAGTAAGAGAAGATTTTAAAGATATTACTGCACATTATCTACATATAGATAATCAAATTTTATTTGGATTAGAAACAGCATTTAAGATGAAAAATTTCGATGAGATAAGAGTATATTATCAAACATATATCATGGAAACTTCATCATATCATGATTTTATTGATGAAAATAGTTGCCATATGTTATTTCTTGGTCTTTGTGCTTATTTATACAATAGTTATAAGATTAATTCTAATCGTGAAGCTGGACTAGGAAGATATGATATTCTTTTAGAAAGTAAAAACATATCTTTTCCAAACTATATTCTTGAATTTAAATATACAAAAGAAAAGGATAAGTGCTTGAAAACTTTAGCACAAGAAGCAATACAACAAATAATAGATTTAAATTATGCGACAGAATTAAATGGTGAGGTTATATATGTTGGAATCGGACAAAGAGGTAAACAAGCAGAAATAATATTTCAAATCAGATAA
- a CDS encoding response regulator transcription factor produces MNVLIVDDDKLVCSSLKTILEAKGVTIVGTGNNGQEAIALYDEFLPDVLLMDIRMEGMNGVDASETILKQHPEAKILFLTTFSDDEYIVKALSLGVKGYILKQNFDSIIPALDAVFSGQNVFNTEIISKLPSLLAKKSDASFTYDLSERELTIIELVAKGLNNKELADTLFLSEGTIRNYLSTLLNKLDLRDRTQLAIFYYQHLQ; encoded by the coding sequence ATGAATGTATTAATTGTAGATGATGATAAGCTGGTGTGCAGCTCATTAAAAACGATATTAGAGGCCAAAGGTGTCACAATCGTTGGTACTGGAAATAATGGACAGGAAGCTATCGCTTTATATGATGAGTTTTTACCAGATGTATTATTGATGGATATTCGTATGGAAGGGATGAATGGTGTAGATGCCAGTGAAACAATACTAAAACAGCATCCTGAAGCAAAAATATTATTTCTGACAACTTTCAGTGATGATGAATATATTGTAAAAGCCTTAAGCCTGGGTGTCAAAGGCTATATACTGAAACAAAATTTTGATAGTATTATTCCTGCGCTTGACGCAGTATTCTCTGGTCAAAATGTATTTAATACAGAAATCATTAGTAAACTTCCTTCCCTGCTGGCGAAGAAAAGCGATGCGTCTTTTACTTATGATTTAAGCGAACGAGAACTAACCATTATTGAACTTGTCGCAAAAGGACTTAATAATAAAGAGCTGGCAGATACGTTGTTTCTTAGTGAAGGAACGATTCGCAATTATCTGAGTACATTATTAAATAAATTAGATTTGCGTGATCGTACACAATTAGCAATTTTCTACTATCAGCATTTACAGTAA
- a CDS encoding two-component sensor histidine kinase, producing the protein MNEIINLIILFFYGFIFMYMDNLQLYSILPLLCAIILCSIGLLYPKYKKLLLLYLIISFIFPDFIYFVPCTFYLWIKDRKLHPDEILFLIPYLISYSKIHHIFLLACALCLSYILKVRYIENEELKKSYLKQRDATKELANLIEEKNKNLLLAQEQDIHIAILNERNRIAREIHDHVGHLLSSSLLQIGALQAINQQDNMKAPLQDLRSTISQGMDNVRNSVHDLHDDALDLHIVLQKLCEEYTFCKIQLEYDIVHPFGNTMYYHILAIIKEALHNITRHSNANMVSLTLREQPAFYQLIIHDNGTDIYIKKEGIGLQNMKDRVDQMHGFFNILTDDGFQIFITIPKEDKTV; encoded by the coding sequence ATGAATGAAATTATTAATTTAATCATCTTGTTTTTTTATGGTTTCATCTTTATGTATATGGATAACCTGCAATTATATTCTATACTGCCACTACTTTGTGCCATCATCTTATGTAGTATTGGTTTGTTGTATCCTAAATATAAAAAATTATTGCTTTTATATTTGATCATAAGTTTTATCTTTCCAGACTTTATATATTTTGTGCCCTGTACTTTCTATTTATGGATCAAAGATCGTAAGCTACATCCAGATGAAATTTTATTTCTCATTCCTTATCTTATATCCTATTCAAAAATACATCATATCTTCCTCTTAGCATGTGCCTTATGTTTATCTTATATTTTAAAGGTCCGCTATATTGAAAATGAAGAATTAAAGAAAAGCTATTTGAAACAGCGTGATGCGACAAAGGAATTGGCAAATTTGATTGAAGAAAAGAATAAAAATTTATTATTAGCCCAAGAGCAGGATATTCATATCGCTATATTAAATGAACGAAATCGTATTGCCAGAGAGATCCATGATCATGTTGGACATTTATTAAGCAGCTCCCTCTTACAGATTGGCGCATTACAGGCAATCAATCAACAAGACAATATGAAAGCTCCTTTACAAGATTTAAGAAGCACAATATCACAGGGCATGGATAATGTCAGAAACAGTGTACATGATTTACATGATGATGCATTGGATTTACATATCGTTCTACAAAAGCTTTGTGAAGAGTACACCTTTTGTAAGATACAGTTAGAATATGATATCGTACATCCATTTGGCAATACCATGTATTATCATATCTTAGCCATTATCAAAGAAGCCTTACACAACATTACAAGACACAGCAATGCCAATATGGTATCCTTAACATTAAGGGAACAGCCTGCTTTTTATCAGTTGATCATTCACGATAATGGCACAGATATTTATATCAAAAAAGAAGGAATCGGCCTTCAAAACATGAAAGATCGCGTAGATCAGATGCATGGCTTTTTCAACATTTTAACAGATGATGGATTTCAAATATTTATCACGATACCAAAGGAGGATAAAACAGTATGA
- a CDS encoding ABC transporter ATP-binding protein yields MIIKINNLVKRYKDVIALDHFHMEVEEGEIIGLLGPNGSGKTTAINCMLSLLKYDKGEIQLFDKPMHPDAIESKRMIGIVPQEVAVFYELTVYENIDYFCGLYVKDKARRKQLVEEAIDFVSLQDFRKFRPGKLSGGLLRRLNIACGIAHQPKLIFMDEPTVAVDPQSRNSILKGIRKLNDAGATIIYTSHYMEEVEEICSRIIIMDKGRVIAEGSNEQLKASITLKERIDIEQIELNEQQLSEIKEIANVFAVQYNAHNLQVKFMEGKHNLMNLLDYLSGHEISFGKVYSQLPTLNDVFLEITGKQLRD; encoded by the coding sequence ATGATTATTAAAATAAACAATCTTGTCAAACGATATAAAGATGTGATTGCATTAGATCATTTCCATATGGAAGTAGAAGAAGGGGAAATCATAGGACTGTTAGGACCAAATGGCAGCGGGAAAACAACAGCTATCAACTGTATGTTGTCTTTATTAAAATATGATAAAGGGGAAATCCAGTTATTTGATAAACCCATGCATCCAGATGCAATAGAAAGCAAGCGAATGATTGGCATCGTTCCCCAGGAAGTCGCGGTATTTTATGAATTAACGGTATATGAAAATATTGATTATTTTTGTGGGTTGTATGTAAAAGATAAAGCACGACGTAAACAATTAGTAGAGGAAGCCATTGATTTTGTGTCTTTACAAGACTTCCGTAAATTTCGCCCTGGCAAGCTAAGTGGAGGGTTACTTAGACGATTAAATATTGCATGTGGTATTGCACATCAGCCGAAATTAATTTTTATGGATGAACCAACTGTCGCCGTAGACCCACAAAGTCGTAATTCTATTCTGAAAGGTATCCGTAAATTAAATGATGCAGGAGCGACCATTATCTATACATCACACTATATGGAAGAAGTAGAAGAAATCTGTAGTCGTATCATCATTATGGATAAAGGAAGAGTCATCGCAGAAGGCAGCAATGAGCAGCTAAAAGCAAGTATTACATTAAAAGAACGCATAGATATTGAACAAATTGAATTAAATGAACAACAGTTATCTGAAATCAAAGAAATCGCAAACGTATTTGCTGTACAATACAACGCACATAATTTACAGGTGAAGTTTATGGAAGGCAAGCATAATCTAATGAATCTGCTGGATTATCTATCCGGACATGAAATCAGCTTTGGAAAAGTCTATTCCCAATTACCAACCCTGAATGATGTTTTCCTTGAAATAACCGGAAAACAGCTACGTGATTAG
- a CDS encoding ABC transporter permease → MLSLMKYRFLCMIKNKSLMFWTLAFPLILTTLFASVLRGAYDPDEFKTISLAVVDSAYYQKDETLKNTLSSVQMNDKSMFDLQIVSENEAKQLLDDKKVDGVISDGESIKIEVNKNNINTTIIKSFFTEYEQKAEVVKDLMMQGKSVDEIMNLFHQTQNYITQNDIEDHDLSSVFFYTVLAMVCLFGGQWSMYAIYDIQANQSSRAARLAMTPIHKIQYLFTDFLLCMVFEMVFILIVYSYMAGVLDIAFGEHVFAILAILLAGCLSGNALGTLIGCATTQTLGFKDGLLTSITMLGSFLSGMMMVQIKYLVQLYIPFVNYINPVAMITDGLYSIYYYGIDERFYTNVFSLIILIIVCYSISFFLIRKKSYQSLEAR, encoded by the coding sequence ATGTTATCTCTTATGAAATATCGATTTCTTTGCATGATAAAAAATAAATCACTGATGTTTTGGACATTGGCATTTCCTTTGATCCTAACGACCTTATTCGCCAGTGTATTAAGGGGTGCGTATGATCCCGATGAATTTAAAACCATTTCTTTGGCAGTTGTGGATTCAGCATATTATCAAAAGGATGAAACATTAAAAAATACGTTGTCTTCTGTACAGATGAACGATAAATCAATGTTTGATTTGCAGATCGTTTCAGAAAATGAAGCAAAACAATTGCTGGATGATAAAAAAGTGGATGGTGTGATTTCTGATGGAGAAAGTATAAAAATCGAAGTCAATAAAAATAATATCAATACAACGATCATTAAATCTTTCTTTACCGAATACGAGCAAAAAGCAGAGGTTGTAAAGGATTTGATGATGCAGGGAAAAAGTGTTGATGAAATCATGAATTTATTTCATCAGACACAAAATTATATTACACAAAATGATATTGAAGATCACGATTTAAGTTCTGTATTCTTCTATACAGTACTAGCGATGGTCTGCTTATTTGGTGGACAATGGTCTATGTATGCCATCTATGATATACAAGCCAATCAATCCAGCAGGGCAGCCCGTTTGGCAATGACACCGATTCATAAGATACAATATCTATTTACAGATTTTCTGTTATGTATGGTGTTTGAAATGGTATTTATCCTAATCGTGTATTCTTATATGGCAGGTGTTTTGGATATCGCATTTGGAGAACATGTATTTGCGATATTAGCAATCCTTTTGGCAGGATGTTTAAGTGGCAATGCCTTAGGAACTTTGATTGGATGTGCAACTACTCAGACACTTGGATTTAAAGATGGATTATTGACTTCTATTACGATGCTGGGCAGTTTTCTTTCGGGTATGATGATGGTACAAATCAAATATCTAGTACAGTTATATATTCCATTTGTGAATTATATCAATCCAGTCGCAATGATTACTGATGGATTATATAGTATCTATTACTATGGAATTGATGAGCGCTTCTATACAAATGTTTTTTCCCTTATCATTTTGATCATTGTATGTTACAGCATAAGTTTCTTCTTGATACGCAAAAAGAGTTATCAAAGTCTGGAGGCGAGATAA